A region from the Cyprinus carpio isolate SPL01 chromosome A8, ASM1834038v1, whole genome shotgun sequence genome encodes:
- the LOC109084982 gene encoding PR domain zinc finger protein 2-like isoform X2: MWRSDDIVEEERPSMPSEVFLQQPEVQEVNSDEMALHSTSVPEGGEIEKGLDGETDLKMDCSDKQNASQPVSQNLANQNQACQTSEIEHVGMIEQDNGTELPLNNTKGDLDPGSKPQDELHSPHCERRIKSCQGLQRHIQTHALSTCHTQRFKCSRCRRTFRTLFSRRRHEKRHNRNRKTDDLTGAPCTASQNMPGSAEPLKTVSQIPEPNKCINAANGEQKDDENSDVKSSYVCKYCKKAFRSHTSLRRHQRRIHERHLLPRGVYKKVKINEEPEGQQPVESAQDNHTAISQCAEDVDQEREYMVDISSNISENLSFYIDGKIVSTSAVSNCEVIEMNSGCSAVIGLNAVIISPAQITQALKSETNTSSFTSDLSGQSSARRRTSTPPLLPQIKTELESESISSASSSSLSSLSSTSGAPLVTAHLPECIETVAFHKEKTIYLSPKLKQIIQNQDGSKPAFALIADDHKLGPHISLTVLPATATRFKRRTTSPSSLPQQTPDVNIKKQDQDSTNAKKSKLESHGLSFLANEEPEPLNPPINSSDGAPMQQQILPLDCSVSRTGGNSCNQQPLDLSNSVVKRESSDALAEPILDLSISGKSLDCDLAGVYLSQPGLRKTKPNSSMLQKVLMNEYGGVDIPSVEGPATAGVDSNPDITNLAVVAVSDAGPSKPEKFLFELALPPASISPTPPLLVPVSIHPVTPVPSPQCSPSSPPTFVSFLSTPAVEPTQDVQTLHSAFVVSDSEPPTGYVEDCADNPVHLSQGDLKVTIPDWGSSAHGGLETLIPAVPSLSLQSPHWVAEPIVCELAQRTLAVDSELASDAQIFSPSLPVNQSNITSLAFPPHTVVIEYTVAVQSTENILPALQHNSVQCLSDQIPVDALQQEPYIPSGPQSLSPDTTLLPETSTQLASTEQSKSSPDGTLTLTASTHVVEAESNENAQENVQTSDFSKQENKVEEDSSPLHLFCKNFTCNVCEQPFQSMKILSQHVGEHSKEWLYKCEFCVQLFKSDTGLLEHRSSYHGIGKIYVCKTCSKEFAFLCNLEQHQRDLHPGQECSHTDPVHGKLRPENHNSPKTDMIDPGLPVTEIKQESDNTTSKAEKDSLDNASEKLFTTIKIMASGGVKSKGQVVRLGINQHYPSFKPPPFPYHNRTPTGKTAASATNFTTHNIPQTFSTAIRCTKCGKSFDNMPELHKHILACANASDKKRYTPKKNPIPLKQFAKGQNGVLSPARIVNSKQNLSQKVRQPKKFNFHESPVKIKMSILNKKKPQLVQRGRPAGGRKAFAQDDLGIFACPHCRREFTYNASLKKHIAFSCSMRPASRNSKKSTLSIVSAQENNGSLRRQLANLSAKPEGSDYGTKIITKNQIIKQNAAVDTTQEFRLKRSTILSTSVVQSSKKGKPILKSGFMPQLASKQIVLSPVTQVNSLEPGVHVLGRKMEQRVGDIKIQPRREDRLSLRLRERVGRPITRSVQQASTTATDSHNIIMRPVFLQVKK, from the exons ATGTGGAGATCAGATGAca TTGTGGAAGAGGAGAGGCCTAGTATGCCATCAGAGGTTTTTCTCCAGCAGCCCGAGGTTCAAGAGGTCAACTCAGATGAAATGGCACTTCATAGCACCTCGGTGCCAGAAGGGGGAGAGATAGAAAAAGGGCTAGATGGAGAAACAGATTTGAAGATGGACTGCTCAGACAAACAGAATGCAAGCCAGCCTGTGTCCCAAAATCTAGCTAATCAAAATCAAGCCTGTCAGACAAGTGAGATTGAGCATGTTGGAATGATAGAACAGGATAATGGGACTGAGTTACCTTTAAATAACACTAAGGGTGACCTTGACCCGGGTAGTAAACCCCAGGATGAATTACACAGTCCTCACTGTGAGAGAAGGATTAAGAGTTGTCAAGGCCTACAGCgtcacatacaaacacatgccCTTTCAACCTGCCACACACAACGGTTTAAATGCAGTCGCTGCAGAAGAACTTTCAGAACATTGTTTAGTCGTCGAAGGCATGagaaaagacataatagaaataGGAAGACAGATGATCTCACAGGTGCCCCTTGCACTGCCAGTCAGAATATGCCTGGCAGTGCTGAACCTCTGAAAACGGTATCACAGATCCCAGAGCCAAACAAGTGCATTAATGCAGCTAATGGTGAACAAAAGGATGATGAAAACAGTGATGTCAAATCCTCATATGTCTGCAAGTACTGCAAAAAAGCATTTAGGTCTCATACTAGTCTAAGGAGACATCAGCGCAGGATCCATGAGCGCCATCTTCTTCCTAGAGGAGTTTATAAGAAGGTCAAAATCAATGAAGAACCTGAAGGACAGCAGCCTGTTGAGAGCGCACAGGACAACCATACTGCTATCTCACAGTGTGCAGAGGACGTTGATCAGGAAAGGGAGTACATGGTTGACATCTCCAGTAACATTTCAGAGAATCTCAGCTTCTACATAGATGGAAAAATTGTCTCAACAAGTGCCGTAAGTAATTGTGAGGTGATTGAGATGAACTCTGGCTGTTCTGCTGTGATTGGATTAAATGCTGTTATAATAAGTCCAGCTCAAATTACACAAGCTCTTAAATCAGAAACCAATACAAGCAGTTTTACCTCTGACCTGTCTGGGCAGTCCTCCGCCAGACGTAGGACGTCTACCCCACCTTTACtcccacaaataaaaacagaattagaGTCTGAATCCATCTCGAGTGCCTCCTCATCTTCCTTGTCATCTTTGTCCTCTACATCTGGAGCTCCGCTGGTCACTGCTCATTTACCTGAGTGTATTGAGACAGTTGCCTTTCACAAGGAAAAAACTATCTATCTGTCTCCCAAACTCAAGCAGATCATTCAGAACCAGGATGGCAGTAAACCAGCATTTGCACTGATTGCTGATGACCATAAACTGGGTCCTCACATATCCCTGACTGTTTTACCTGCAACAGCAACTAGATTTAAGAGAAGGACAACCTCCCCTTCCAGCTTACCACAGCAAACCCCTGATGTGAATATAAAAAAGCAAGATCAGGATTCTACAAATGCCAAGAAGTCAAAGCTGGAGAGCCATGGGTTGAGCTTCTTGGCCAATGAAGAACCTGAGCCTTTGAATCCACCCATTAACAGCTCTGATGGAGCACCAATGCAGCAACAGATCTTGCCGTTGGACTGCTCTGTATCAAGAACTGGTGGAAACTCTTGTAATCAACAGCCACTGGACCTCTCAAATTCTGTGGTTAAGCGAGAGAGCAGCGATGCCTTAGCAGAGCCCATTTTGGACTTAAGTATTAGTGGAAAGAGTTTAGACTGTGACTTAGCTGGAGTCTACCTCAGTCAGCCTGGTTTAAGGAAGACTAAACCTAACTCTAGTATGCTTCAGAAGGTGCTTATGAATGAGTATGGTGGGGTAGACATTCCTTCAGTCGAAGGTCCAGCTACTGCAGGTGTCGACAGCAACCCTGACATAACAAATCTTGCAGTTGTGGCAGTGTCTGATGCAGGTCCATCAAAAcctgaaaagtttttgtttgagtTGGCTCTTCCTCCTGCTTCAATCAGTCCAACCCCTCCACTGCTCGTTCCTGTCAGTATCCATCCAGTTACCCCAGTCCCTTCACCTCAGTGTTCACCTTCTTCACCTCCAACTTTTGTATCCTTTCTATCGACTCCCGCAGTTGAACCCACACAGGACGTTCAAACTCTTCATTCAGCCTTCGTGGTATCTGACAGTGAACCACCCACTGGGTATGTAGAAGACTGTGCTGATAATCCTGTACATCTTTCACAGGGTGATTTGAAAGTGACAATCCCTGACTGGGGGTCCTCTGCTCATGGAGGTCTGGAAACCCTTATACCTGCAGTCCCTTCACTGAGTTTACAAAGCCCTCACTGGGTTGCTGAACCTATTGTATGTGAACTAGCTCAAAGAACATTGGCTGTAGACTCTGAGTTAGCTTCTGATGCACAGATATTTTCTCCATCCCTGCCTGTTAACCAGTCCAACATCACGTCCTTGGCTTTTCCTCCACACACTGTTGTTATAGAGTATACAGTTGCAGTGCAATCTACAGAAAATATTCTTCCAGCTCTCCAGCATAATTCTGTTCAGTGTCTCTCAGATCAAATTCCTGTCGATGCATTACAGCAAGAACCTTATATCCCATCTGGGCCACAATCTCTCAGTCCTGACACCACCCTACTGCCTGAAACCTCCACACAGTTGGCATCTACAGAGCAGTCAAAAAGTTCTCCAGATGGCACATTGACTCTCACTGCTTCCACCCATGTTGTTGAGGCAGAGAGCAATGAGAATGCACAGGAAAATGTCCAGACCTCTGATTTTTCCAAGCAggaaaacaaagttgaagaagaTTCATCTCCCTTGCATCTTTTTTGCAAGAACTTCACGTGCAATGTTTGTGAACAGCCCTTTCAGTCCATGAAGATTCTTAGTCAGCATGTAGGTGAGCACTCAAAGGAGTGGCTctataaatgtgaattttgtgtgCAGTTGTTTAAGAGTGACACAGGTTTGCTGGAGCACCGATCAAGTTATCATGGAATTGGAAAAATTTATGTTTGTAAAACATGTTCTAAGGAATTTGCTTTTCTCTGCAACTTGGAACAGCATCAGAGAGATCTCCATCCTGGTCAAGAGTGCTCACACACTGATCCAGTACATGGCAAGTTGAGACCCGAAAACCACAACAGTCCCAAAACTGACATGATTGATCCAGGCCTTCCAGTCACAGAAATTAAGCAAGAATCTGACAACACAACCTCAAAAGCAGAGAAGGATTCCTTGGACAACGCTTCTGAGAAGCTGTTCACAACTATAAAAATCATGGCATCAGGAGGGGTCAAATCAAAAGGCCAAGTTGTACGTCTAGGCATTAACCAGCATTACCCAAGTTTTAAACCGCCTCCTTTTCCATACCACAATCGCACACCAACTGGGAAAACAGCAGCATCGGCCACCAACTTTACCACCCACAACATCCCTCAGACCTTCAGCACAGCCATTCGTTGCACCAAGTGTGGTAAGAGCTTTGACAACATGCCTGAACTGCACAAGCACATCTTAGCTTGTGCTAATGCTAGCGACAAGAAGCGATACACTCCTAAAAAGAACCCTATACCACTTAAGCAGTTTGCAAAAGGGCAAAATGGGGTGTTATCACCTGCAAGGATTGTTAATAGTAAGCAGAATCTCTCTCAAAAGGTCAGACaaccaaaaaaatttaactttcacgAATCACCAGTTAAGATAAAAATGAGTATCCTGAATAAGAAGAAACCTCAACTGGTGCAAAGGGGTAGACCTGCTGGGGGAAGAAAGGCCTTTGCTCAGGATGACCTGGGTATTTTTGCATGTCCTCACTGTAGGAGAGAGTTTACTTACAATGCTAGTTTAAAGAAGCACATAGCTTTTAGCTGCTCCATGAGACCAGCTAGTAGAAACTCCAAAAAAAGCACACTCAGCATTGTTTCAGCCCAGGAGAACAACGGGAGTCTTCGCAGACAACTTGCAAATTTGAGCGCAAAGCCAGAAGGGTCAGACTACgggacaaaaataataacaaagaatcAGATCATCAAGCAAAATGCAGCAGTTGATACCACTCAGGAGTTTAGGCTTAAAAGATCTACAATTCTATCAACATCTGTGGTTCAGTCTAGTAAAAAAGGCAAGCCTATTTTAAAGAGTGGCTTTATGCCACAGCTGGCTTCAAAGCAGATAGTTCTCTCACCTGTCACTCAGGTAAACTCTCTGGAGCCAGGAGTACATGTTTTGGGTAGAAAAATGGAGCAGAGAGTGGGTGATATAAAGATACAGCCTAGAAGAGAGGACCGTTTGTCTCTGAGGTTGAGAGAGAGAGTAGGACGACCCATTACTCGCAGTGTGCAGCAGGCCAGCACAACAGCAACAGACAGTCACAACATCATCATGCGCCCTGTCTTTCTTCAAGTCAAGAAATGA
- the LOC109084982 gene encoding PR domain zinc finger protein 2-like isoform X1, whose amino-acid sequence MRSRTCALSSVQSAVASVLRVPTKLKQRGVTTKLPTGGLFYTPEESLEREVKRCGDQMTACSYVSVVEEERPSMPSEVFLQQPEVQEVNSDEMALHSTSVPEGGEIEKGLDGETDLKMDCSDKQNASQPVSQNLANQNQACQTSEIEHVGMIEQDNGTELPLNNTKGDLDPGSKPQDELHSPHCERRIKSCQGLQRHIQTHALSTCHTQRFKCSRCRRTFRTLFSRRRHEKRHNRNRKTDDLTGAPCTASQNMPGSAEPLKTVSQIPEPNKCINAANGEQKDDENSDVKSSYVCKYCKKAFRSHTSLRRHQRRIHERHLLPRGVYKKVKINEEPEGQQPVESAQDNHTAISQCAEDVDQEREYMVDISSNISENLSFYIDGKIVSTSAVSNCEVIEMNSGCSAVIGLNAVIISPAQITQALKSETNTSSFTSDLSGQSSARRRTSTPPLLPQIKTELESESISSASSSSLSSLSSTSGAPLVTAHLPECIETVAFHKEKTIYLSPKLKQIIQNQDGSKPAFALIADDHKLGPHISLTVLPATATRFKRRTTSPSSLPQQTPDVNIKKQDQDSTNAKKSKLESHGLSFLANEEPEPLNPPINSSDGAPMQQQILPLDCSVSRTGGNSCNQQPLDLSNSVVKRESSDALAEPILDLSISGKSLDCDLAGVYLSQPGLRKTKPNSSMLQKVLMNEYGGVDIPSVEGPATAGVDSNPDITNLAVVAVSDAGPSKPEKFLFELALPPASISPTPPLLVPVSIHPVTPVPSPQCSPSSPPTFVSFLSTPAVEPTQDVQTLHSAFVVSDSEPPTGYVEDCADNPVHLSQGDLKVTIPDWGSSAHGGLETLIPAVPSLSLQSPHWVAEPIVCELAQRTLAVDSELASDAQIFSPSLPVNQSNITSLAFPPHTVVIEYTVAVQSTENILPALQHNSVQCLSDQIPVDALQQEPYIPSGPQSLSPDTTLLPETSTQLASTEQSKSSPDGTLTLTASTHVVEAESNENAQENVQTSDFSKQENKVEEDSSPLHLFCKNFTCNVCEQPFQSMKILSQHVGEHSKEWLYKCEFCVQLFKSDTGLLEHRSSYHGIGKIYVCKTCSKEFAFLCNLEQHQRDLHPGQECSHTDPVHGKLRPENHNSPKTDMIDPGLPVTEIKQESDNTTSKAEKDSLDNASEKLFTTIKIMASGGVKSKGQVVRLGINQHYPSFKPPPFPYHNRTPTGKTAASATNFTTHNIPQTFSTAIRCTKCGKSFDNMPELHKHILACANASDKKRYTPKKNPIPLKQFAKGQNGVLSPARIVNSKQNLSQKVRQPKKFNFHESPVKIKMSILNKKKPQLVQRGRPAGGRKAFAQDDLGIFACPHCRREFTYNASLKKHIAFSCSMRPASRNSKKSTLSIVSAQENNGSLRRQLANLSAKPEGSDYGTKIITKNQIIKQNAAVDTTQEFRLKRSTILSTSVVQSSKKGKPILKSGFMPQLASKQIVLSPVTQVNSLEPGVHVLGRKMEQRVGDIKIQPRREDRLSLRLRERVGRPITRSVQQASTTATDSHNIIMRPVFLQVKK is encoded by the exons ATGAGATCTCGCACATGCGCCTTGTCATCAGTGCAGTCTGCAGTAGCGAGCGTCCTGCGCGTGCCCACCAAACTCAAGCAGCGAGGCGTCACAACAAAGCTG CCAACAGGGGGCCTCTTTTATACCCCAGAAGAATCATTAGAGAGGGAAGTTAAGAGATGTGGAGATCAGATGAca GCATGTTCATATGTTTCAGTTGTGGAAGAGGAGAGGCCTAGTATGCCATCAGAGGTTTTTCTCCAGCAGCCCGAGGTTCAAGAGGTCAACTCAGATGAAATGGCACTTCATAGCACCTCGGTGCCAGAAGGGGGAGAGATAGAAAAAGGGCTAGATGGAGAAACAGATTTGAAGATGGACTGCTCAGACAAACAGAATGCAAGCCAGCCTGTGTCCCAAAATCTAGCTAATCAAAATCAAGCCTGTCAGACAAGTGAGATTGAGCATGTTGGAATGATAGAACAGGATAATGGGACTGAGTTACCTTTAAATAACACTAAGGGTGACCTTGACCCGGGTAGTAAACCCCAGGATGAATTACACAGTCCTCACTGTGAGAGAAGGATTAAGAGTTGTCAAGGCCTACAGCgtcacatacaaacacatgccCTTTCAACCTGCCACACACAACGGTTTAAATGCAGTCGCTGCAGAAGAACTTTCAGAACATTGTTTAGTCGTCGAAGGCATGagaaaagacataatagaaataGGAAGACAGATGATCTCACAGGTGCCCCTTGCACTGCCAGTCAGAATATGCCTGGCAGTGCTGAACCTCTGAAAACGGTATCACAGATCCCAGAGCCAAACAAGTGCATTAATGCAGCTAATGGTGAACAAAAGGATGATGAAAACAGTGATGTCAAATCCTCATATGTCTGCAAGTACTGCAAAAAAGCATTTAGGTCTCATACTAGTCTAAGGAGACATCAGCGCAGGATCCATGAGCGCCATCTTCTTCCTAGAGGAGTTTATAAGAAGGTCAAAATCAATGAAGAACCTGAAGGACAGCAGCCTGTTGAGAGCGCACAGGACAACCATACTGCTATCTCACAGTGTGCAGAGGACGTTGATCAGGAAAGGGAGTACATGGTTGACATCTCCAGTAACATTTCAGAGAATCTCAGCTTCTACATAGATGGAAAAATTGTCTCAACAAGTGCCGTAAGTAATTGTGAGGTGATTGAGATGAACTCTGGCTGTTCTGCTGTGATTGGATTAAATGCTGTTATAATAAGTCCAGCTCAAATTACACAAGCTCTTAAATCAGAAACCAATACAAGCAGTTTTACCTCTGACCTGTCTGGGCAGTCCTCCGCCAGACGTAGGACGTCTACCCCACCTTTACtcccacaaataaaaacagaattagaGTCTGAATCCATCTCGAGTGCCTCCTCATCTTCCTTGTCATCTTTGTCCTCTACATCTGGAGCTCCGCTGGTCACTGCTCATTTACCTGAGTGTATTGAGACAGTTGCCTTTCACAAGGAAAAAACTATCTATCTGTCTCCCAAACTCAAGCAGATCATTCAGAACCAGGATGGCAGTAAACCAGCATTTGCACTGATTGCTGATGACCATAAACTGGGTCCTCACATATCCCTGACTGTTTTACCTGCAACAGCAACTAGATTTAAGAGAAGGACAACCTCCCCTTCCAGCTTACCACAGCAAACCCCTGATGTGAATATAAAAAAGCAAGATCAGGATTCTACAAATGCCAAGAAGTCAAAGCTGGAGAGCCATGGGTTGAGCTTCTTGGCCAATGAAGAACCTGAGCCTTTGAATCCACCCATTAACAGCTCTGATGGAGCACCAATGCAGCAACAGATCTTGCCGTTGGACTGCTCTGTATCAAGAACTGGTGGAAACTCTTGTAATCAACAGCCACTGGACCTCTCAAATTCTGTGGTTAAGCGAGAGAGCAGCGATGCCTTAGCAGAGCCCATTTTGGACTTAAGTATTAGTGGAAAGAGTTTAGACTGTGACTTAGCTGGAGTCTACCTCAGTCAGCCTGGTTTAAGGAAGACTAAACCTAACTCTAGTATGCTTCAGAAGGTGCTTATGAATGAGTATGGTGGGGTAGACATTCCTTCAGTCGAAGGTCCAGCTACTGCAGGTGTCGACAGCAACCCTGACATAACAAATCTTGCAGTTGTGGCAGTGTCTGATGCAGGTCCATCAAAAcctgaaaagtttttgtttgagtTGGCTCTTCCTCCTGCTTCAATCAGTCCAACCCCTCCACTGCTCGTTCCTGTCAGTATCCATCCAGTTACCCCAGTCCCTTCACCTCAGTGTTCACCTTCTTCACCTCCAACTTTTGTATCCTTTCTATCGACTCCCGCAGTTGAACCCACACAGGACGTTCAAACTCTTCATTCAGCCTTCGTGGTATCTGACAGTGAACCACCCACTGGGTATGTAGAAGACTGTGCTGATAATCCTGTACATCTTTCACAGGGTGATTTGAAAGTGACAATCCCTGACTGGGGGTCCTCTGCTCATGGAGGTCTGGAAACCCTTATACCTGCAGTCCCTTCACTGAGTTTACAAAGCCCTCACTGGGTTGCTGAACCTATTGTATGTGAACTAGCTCAAAGAACATTGGCTGTAGACTCTGAGTTAGCTTCTGATGCACAGATATTTTCTCCATCCCTGCCTGTTAACCAGTCCAACATCACGTCCTTGGCTTTTCCTCCACACACTGTTGTTATAGAGTATACAGTTGCAGTGCAATCTACAGAAAATATTCTTCCAGCTCTCCAGCATAATTCTGTTCAGTGTCTCTCAGATCAAATTCCTGTCGATGCATTACAGCAAGAACCTTATATCCCATCTGGGCCACAATCTCTCAGTCCTGACACCACCCTACTGCCTGAAACCTCCACACAGTTGGCATCTACAGAGCAGTCAAAAAGTTCTCCAGATGGCACATTGACTCTCACTGCTTCCACCCATGTTGTTGAGGCAGAGAGCAATGAGAATGCACAGGAAAATGTCCAGACCTCTGATTTTTCCAAGCAggaaaacaaagttgaagaagaTTCATCTCCCTTGCATCTTTTTTGCAAGAACTTCACGTGCAATGTTTGTGAACAGCCCTTTCAGTCCATGAAGATTCTTAGTCAGCATGTAGGTGAGCACTCAAAGGAGTGGCTctataaatgtgaattttgtgtgCAGTTGTTTAAGAGTGACACAGGTTTGCTGGAGCACCGATCAAGTTATCATGGAATTGGAAAAATTTATGTTTGTAAAACATGTTCTAAGGAATTTGCTTTTCTCTGCAACTTGGAACAGCATCAGAGAGATCTCCATCCTGGTCAAGAGTGCTCACACACTGATCCAGTACATGGCAAGTTGAGACCCGAAAACCACAACAGTCCCAAAACTGACATGATTGATCCAGGCCTTCCAGTCACAGAAATTAAGCAAGAATCTGACAACACAACCTCAAAAGCAGAGAAGGATTCCTTGGACAACGCTTCTGAGAAGCTGTTCACAACTATAAAAATCATGGCATCAGGAGGGGTCAAATCAAAAGGCCAAGTTGTACGTCTAGGCATTAACCAGCATTACCCAAGTTTTAAACCGCCTCCTTTTCCATACCACAATCGCACACCAACTGGGAAAACAGCAGCATCGGCCACCAACTTTACCACCCACAACATCCCTCAGACCTTCAGCACAGCCATTCGTTGCACCAAGTGTGGTAAGAGCTTTGACAACATGCCTGAACTGCACAAGCACATCTTAGCTTGTGCTAATGCTAGCGACAAGAAGCGATACACTCCTAAAAAGAACCCTATACCACTTAAGCAGTTTGCAAAAGGGCAAAATGGGGTGTTATCACCTGCAAGGATTGTTAATAGTAAGCAGAATCTCTCTCAAAAGGTCAGACaaccaaaaaaatttaactttcacgAATCACCAGTTAAGATAAAAATGAGTATCCTGAATAAGAAGAAACCTCAACTGGTGCAAAGGGGTAGACCTGCTGGGGGAAGAAAGGCCTTTGCTCAGGATGACCTGGGTATTTTTGCATGTCCTCACTGTAGGAGAGAGTTTACTTACAATGCTAGTTTAAAGAAGCACATAGCTTTTAGCTGCTCCATGAGACCAGCTAGTAGAAACTCCAAAAAAAGCACACTCAGCATTGTTTCAGCCCAGGAGAACAACGGGAGTCTTCGCAGACAACTTGCAAATTTGAGCGCAAAGCCAGAAGGGTCAGACTACgggacaaaaataataacaaagaatcAGATCATCAAGCAAAATGCAGCAGTTGATACCACTCAGGAGTTTAGGCTTAAAAGATCTACAATTCTATCAACATCTGTGGTTCAGTCTAGTAAAAAAGGCAAGCCTATTTTAAAGAGTGGCTTTATGCCACAGCTGGCTTCAAAGCAGATAGTTCTCTCACCTGTCACTCAGGTAAACTCTCTGGAGCCAGGAGTACATGTTTTGGGTAGAAAAATGGAGCAGAGAGTGGGTGATATAAAGATACAGCCTAGAAGAGAGGACCGTTTGTCTCTGAGGTTGAGAGAGAGAGTAGGACGACCCATTACTCGCAGTGTGCAGCAGGCCAGCACAACAGCAACAGACAGTCACAACATCATCATGCGCCCTGTCTTTCTTCAAGTCAAGAAATGA